The following proteins are encoded in a genomic region of Tenacibaculum sp. 190524A05c:
- a CDS encoding NAD(P)/FAD-dependent oxidoreductase, with translation MVKNFDVIIIGAGVSGIGMACQLEREIKDANYAVLERRSAIGGTWDLFNYPGIRSDSDMLTFGFDFRPWNGDKILADGPSIKQYLIDTAKEYNVDEKIIYESKVTSAKWSSENAVWEISVDNLKTGEKIVYTCNFLIAASGYYNHDSGYLPEFKGYDSFKGTIVHPQHWPKDLNYDGKKVVVIGSGATAITIVPSMAGKTSHITMLQRSPTYVYSVPSVDKLAVRLRTFLSEKTVYKIARSRNVLLQRLIFKLSKKYPKRIQKFLISKIKKQLGSDYDMQHFTPNYNPWDQRLAAVPDNDLFEAIKSGKASVVTDHIDSFTEKGILLKSGKHLDADIIITATGLKLQVLGGMELHVDGNPFQLNEKMTYKSVLAQDTPNFAYLFGYTNASWTLKINIAGNYVARLLNELKARNARIVIPRTSSTSNPEESVLDSLNSGYVKRGSKLLPRQGKQLPWRVLHDYKQDKKILLQPIEDQSLEWIP, from the coding sequence ATGGTTAAGAATTTTGATGTAATTATTATCGGAGCTGGAGTTTCTGGAATTGGAATGGCTTGTCAACTTGAGCGAGAAATTAAAGATGCTAATTATGCTGTTTTAGAACGAAGAAGTGCTATTGGTGGAACATGGGATTTATTTAATTATCCTGGAATTAGATCCGATTCAGATATGCTAACTTTCGGTTTTGACTTTAGACCTTGGAATGGAGATAAAATATTAGCAGATGGACCTTCTATTAAACAATATCTTATAGATACTGCTAAAGAATATAATGTAGACGAAAAGATTATTTATGAATCAAAAGTAACCTCTGCAAAATGGAGTTCGGAAAATGCAGTATGGGAAATATCTGTAGATAATTTAAAAACAGGCGAAAAAATAGTTTATACCTGTAATTTTTTAATTGCTGCTTCTGGATATTATAATCATGATAGCGGGTATTTGCCAGAATTTAAAGGATATGATTCTTTTAAAGGAACAATAGTACATCCACAACATTGGCCTAAAGATTTAAACTATGACGGAAAGAAAGTTGTTGTTATAGGAAGTGGTGCAACAGCAATTACAATTGTACCTTCTATGGCAGGCAAAACTTCCCACATAACTATGTTACAACGATCGCCGACCTACGTTTACAGCGTTCCTTCAGTTGATAAGTTAGCCGTAAGATTACGAACATTCTTATCTGAGAAAACTGTTTACAAAATTGCTCGTTCGAGGAATGTTTTATTACAACGACTGATTTTTAAATTGAGTAAAAAGTATCCAAAACGAATTCAAAAATTCTTGATTTCAAAAATAAAAAAACAGTTAGGATCAGATTACGATATGCAACATTTCACTCCAAACTATAATCCTTGGGATCAACGTTTAGCGGCAGTTCCAGATAATGATTTATTTGAAGCTATAAAAAGTGGAAAAGCTTCTGTAGTAACAGACCATATTGATTCATTTACAGAAAAAGGAATTCTATTAAAATCGGGTAAACATTTGGATGCCGATATTATTATTACGGCTACTGGTTTGAAACTACAAGTTCTTGGTGGAATGGAATTACATGTTGATGGAAATCCGTTTCAATTGAATGAAAAAATGACCTATAAAAGTGTGTTAGCACAAGACACTCCAAATTTCGCCTACTTATTTGGTTATACCAATGCATCTTGGACCTTAAAAATTAACATTGCCGGAAATTATGTGGCGAGACTTTTAAACGAGCTCAAAGCTAGAAATGCAAGAATTGTGATTCCAAGAACGTCAAGTACCAGTAATCCAGAGGAGAGTGTTTTGGATTCTCTAAATTCAGGTTATGTTAAACGAGGTAGTAAATTATTACCAAGACAAGGAAAGCAACTTCCTTGGCGAGTTTTACACGATTATAAACAAGACAAGAAAATATTACTACAGCCAATTGAAGATCAATCTCTCGAATGGATCCCCTAA
- a CDS encoding LamG-like jellyroll fold domain-containing protein, with protein MKKTLLLFLVFLCNITILPEKLHAEKTNNLKDNLVGEIQVKGMDPMGSPFVNGQTNVSEPDGTLFFDTATGAESLTSFTIENISFTDDLNISSVTITGADASDFQVDAMLPVTVNPGAMEQIMIKFNPQSAGTKNATVTIVSDDATNGTFTFAIQGTAFESGTGLDFDGVDDNITFDNGNYSLNGNFSIELWIKPDISGTGEHTILDNQSSNSGYSLRIDTSMQLNFSFFTASGISTLTSSPIANNQWRHVVIVYNATRYIMYIDGVLDTSLELSGTIVDTSSNNLTIGATSGGGAYYKGIIDELRVWETEISICRITNQFSCELVGDEDNLLAYYNFNNGEVNGNNFPMFDVLRYNHTISSGIPPEGRLNNFGLTGTASNWIDATENGVKGTCTTYTEPLIGITSNSNTITNGSTDTVAPNNTSFGDVVFGQAEPADYTISNTGNGTLNISNIVIDGSTDFTIIESPATVAAGASENLRILFTPSSNATKEATVRITNDDCDDATFEFDIEGTGFTPATGLHFDGVDDHISINHNSVLNTNTFTIETYFKTSSTAAGQSILAKYDATGINGFSMYLSSSGVLRFEYAVPNSETTSLSNASGLNDGNWHHVALAFGNGKLTFYIDGVLDNEVTFSNVPETPTNTESLSIGYSEFNTVYFNGEIDEVRYWSRVLCLDEINAQRGCELAGNESGLVAYYNLNQGKIDTSNSTETTANDETSNNLNGTLTNFDLTGSSSNWVDTTANSISGTCSVAIPEISIQGELIDIPSGDDTPNTSDNTDAGTVVVGNSKDMTFFVVNTDGTGNLLVDSVTLSGDTSDFTLTQNPSNNPILPGQGATLRFSFNPTSGGTKTAIVTVNSNDCDEPVYTFTIQGYGAGQGTGLDFDGTDDFITVPHNLSQNNLNFSVDFWIKTTDGNGAIINKFTPDGNNGWRINLDGGRIEFYYYASASNYTTRLLNGATYVADGNWHHVAVTLDSGNARCYIDGASVHSTGWNGTATVASSSEDIQIGYAASDTPTGDAAGYFQGQLDELRVWTKTLTAFEVGARNSCSADMAQADLLLSYNFNQGITEQNNSSETTLNDSSGNNTNGALSNFALDGSTSNWIDTTANGIAGSCDCVVVGNVTLTNQTEVDNYVTNTLGSCGIIEGDLTINGTITDLSGFSNVHIISGDFYMEGNIVDDLSGFSALTTVGGNFTLKNMTNTSSIASFSNVTSIGGNFEVNNLDQITDISILSQVSSIPNITITGNSMLSTIAFDELQTMSAKISITFNSSLSSLSIPKLTQVNNEFALNNNGGSMTSLSLALLESTGNFLIADMNGLQSISVPELQTLTGRLSVAGCNALTTLSIPKLTSVSNNFSIDNCTQLATIDITSLSTVSGNFSIDDLAISSLSFLQNVTSIGGELLIRDMINLSNLQGIDELTTLGSFSLNDCDLVTNLEGFPKLSITSINSLTISENELITSFDNSFLESLTSIGRLSISFNGSLADISALENVTQLTSSDSTIRNNNALLTIDLFSLQNVSNNLIIQNQANTTGLCGLFNYVHNGNGSSTLTFIGTNPTNWDSVQDIIDNCDTPVITLIGDNPQEIELGSGYSELGATVNDGSTVTINTSAFVDAIGSYNITYNATGVSGNNAVEVIRTVNVVHPAEITWNGNSDTDWTVSGNWSTSFTPLVTQNVIIPYVTNQPVISSGVTAEMNDLEIQELSSFTVEDNGVAIVNGNFNTTETALIKSSSTTSGTLIVKGTSNGMVTFERSGLEANKWSIVTAPVSGQSIKEFIENAANNIRVNTTVTPNRYAVAHYDDSNADGSKWVYYTADDIITNTLTFEKGKSYIVSRATSGSVTFTGTLETNDVSVSVNEDQWNAVGSPYTAYLPINNNSNNNFIQENLSKFNPENVGVYVWDNSQNKYVAKTLLDSDTSLTVGQGFFVKTASGISSIDFKQDQRLSDATGVQTFSRSTAVPNIEIKAEQEGKVVDTNIKFFSTTTKGLDPGYDIGNFGGSSFDVYTRLNEDSKGNDFTIQSLSIDEVEGTIIPLGITSAANKDVKISVQTENLPEGMKVYLEDTETGDFVLLDRGEVYSFVTDIDIEGIGRFYIRTQAKTLGTDDVSNLSDIRIFKSNKQEVTISGIQSREEVSVQIYSVLGTEVYSESMLGTSKLIIQPETLEVGVYIVRLEIEGKILNKKVIFE; from the coding sequence ATGAAAAAAACACTACTCTTATTTTTGGTTTTTCTGTGTAACATCACAATACTACCAGAAAAATTACATGCTGAAAAAACAAATAATTTAAAAGATAACTTAGTTGGTGAGATTCAAGTAAAAGGAATGGATCCGATGGGTTCTCCTTTTGTAAATGGTCAAACGAACGTATCTGAGCCAGATGGTACGCTCTTTTTTGATACTGCTACTGGAGCTGAATCACTTACTTCTTTTACAATTGAAAATATAAGTTTTACTGATGATTTAAATATTTCCAGTGTTACTATAACAGGTGCAGATGCTAGTGATTTTCAGGTAGACGCAATGTTACCTGTTACCGTAAATCCTGGAGCGATGGAACAAATCATGATAAAATTTAATCCTCAATCGGCAGGTACGAAAAATGCAACGGTTACTATTGTAAGCGATGATGCTACTAATGGTACGTTTACATTTGCCATACAAGGAACTGCTTTTGAAAGTGGTACAGGATTAGATTTTGATGGAGTAGATGACAATATTACATTTGATAATGGAAACTATAGTTTAAATGGAAACTTCTCTATTGAACTTTGGATAAAACCTGATATTTCAGGAACTGGAGAACATACTATATTGGATAATCAAAGCTCAAATTCAGGTTACAGTTTACGTATCGACACTTCAATGCAACTTAATTTCAGTTTTTTTACAGCTAGTGGAATTAGTACGTTAACGAGTTCTCCAATTGCAAATAATCAATGGCGCCATGTGGTAATTGTTTATAATGCTACTCGTTACATCATGTATATTGATGGAGTGTTAGATACTTCTTTAGAGCTTTCGGGTACGATTGTGGATACTAGTAGTAATAACTTAACTATTGGAGCTACAAGTGGAGGAGGAGCATATTATAAAGGAATTATAGATGAGTTAAGAGTATGGGAAACAGAAATTTCTATTTGTAGAATTACAAATCAATTTAGTTGTGAATTAGTTGGAGATGAAGATAATTTACTTGCTTATTATAATTTTAATAATGGAGAAGTAAATGGGAATAATTTCCCAATGTTTGATGTTTTAAGATACAATCATACCATTTCTTCAGGTATACCACCAGAAGGAAGACTAAATAATTTTGGTTTAACAGGTACAGCATCAAATTGGATAGATGCTACAGAAAACGGTGTTAAAGGAACTTGTACTACATACACAGAACCTCTTATTGGAATTACTTCTAATAGCAATACAATTACGAATGGAAGTACTGATACAGTCGCACCAAATAATACTTCTTTTGGAGATGTAGTATTTGGACAGGCTGAACCTGCAGATTATACAATTAGTAATACTGGTAATGGAACACTAAACATTTCTAATATTGTTATTGATGGTTCTACTGATTTTACAATTATTGAATCACCAGCAACGGTAGCAGCTGGAGCATCGGAAAACTTACGAATATTGTTTACGCCAAGTTCAAATGCAACTAAAGAAGCTACAGTTCGAATTACTAATGATGATTGTGATGATGCTACTTTTGAATTTGATATAGAAGGAACTGGATTTACACCAGCTACAGGACTTCATTTCGATGGAGTGGATGATCATATTAGTATTAATCACAATAGTGTATTGAATACAAATACATTTACAATAGAAACATACTTTAAAACATCATCTACTGCAGCAGGACAATCAATTTTGGCTAAGTATGATGCTACAGGAATTAATGGGTTTTCTATGTATTTAAGTAGTTCAGGAGTATTACGATTTGAGTACGCGGTACCAAATAGTGAAACAACCAGTTTATCTAATGCTTCTGGATTGAATGATGGGAACTGGCATCATGTTGCTTTAGCATTTGGAAATGGTAAGTTAACATTCTATATCGATGGTGTATTAGACAATGAAGTTACGTTTAGTAATGTTCCAGAAACACCAACAAATACAGAATCACTTTCCATAGGGTACTCTGAATTTAATACCGTTTATTTTAATGGAGAAATAGATGAAGTGCGTTATTGGTCTAGAGTGCTATGTTTAGATGAAATTAACGCACAACGTGGTTGTGAATTAGCAGGAAATGAATCAGGATTAGTAGCGTATTATAATTTAAATCAAGGTAAAATTGATACTAGTAATTCAACTGAAACTACCGCTAATGATGAGACATCAAATAATTTAAATGGTACATTAACCAATTTTGATTTAACAGGTAGTTCTTCCAACTGGGTAGATACAACAGCAAATAGTATTTCGGGAACATGTTCTGTTGCAATTCCAGAAATAAGCATTCAAGGAGAATTAATCGATATACCTTCAGGAGACGATACTCCTAACACTAGTGACAATACAGATGCTGGGACTGTAGTTGTTGGAAATTCAAAAGATATGACCTTTTTTGTAGTGAATACCGATGGTACAGGAAATTTACTTGTAGATAGTGTAACGTTATCTGGAGATACAAGTGATTTTACATTAACACAAAACCCTAGTAATAATCCTATTTTACCTGGACAAGGAGCAACTTTAAGATTCTCTTTCAATCCTACATCTGGTGGAACGAAAACGGCAATAGTTACGGTTAATAGTAATGATTGTGATGAACCAGTTTATACCTTTACTATTCAAGGTTATGGAGCAGGACAAGGTACTGGACTTGATTTTGACGGAACAGATGATTTTATCACAGTTCCACATAATTTATCACAGAACAACTTAAACTTTTCTGTAGACTTTTGGATAAAAACAACAGATGGCAATGGTGCTATAATTAATAAGTTTACACCAGATGGCAACAACGGCTGGCGAATTAATCTTGATGGTGGAAGAATAGAATTTTATTATTATGCTAGTGCATCAAATTATACAACAAGACTGTTAAATGGAGCTACCTATGTAGCCGATGGAAATTGGCATCATGTGGCTGTAACATTAGATTCTGGAAATGCTAGATGTTATATTGATGGAGCAAGTGTTCATTCAACAGGATGGAATGGTACGGCAACGGTTGCATCAAGTTCAGAAGATATACAAATTGGATATGCTGCTTCAGATACTCCTACTGGAGATGCAGCGGGATATTTTCAAGGACAGCTTGATGAACTTCGTGTTTGGACAAAAACATTGACGGCATTTGAAGTGGGAGCTCGTAATAGCTGTAGTGCAGATATGGCACAGGCTGATTTACTGTTAAGTTATAATTTTAATCAAGGAATTACGGAACAAAATAATAGCTCCGAAACAACTTTAAATGATAGCTCTGGAAATAATACCAATGGTGCACTATCAAACTTTGCACTTGATGGAAGTACAAGTAACTGGATTGACACAACAGCTAATGGAATAGCTGGTTCTTGTGATTGTGTAGTTGTTGGAAATGTTACGTTAACAAACCAAACAGAAGTAGATAATTATGTAACCAATACTTTGGGGTCTTGTGGAATTATAGAAGGAGATCTTACTATTAACGGTACAATAACTGATTTATCAGGCTTTTCAAATGTGCATATTATTTCTGGAGATTTTTATATGGAAGGAAACATTGTGGATGATCTTTCTGGATTTAGTGCATTGACAACTGTTGGAGGAAACTTCACGTTAAAAAACATGACGAATACTAGTTCTATAGCTTCTTTTTCGAATGTTACAAGTATAGGGGGGAATTTTGAAGTAAATAATTTAGATCAAATAACAGATATATCAATTCTAAGTCAGGTTTCTTCAATTCCAAACATAACAATTACGGGTAATTCGATGTTGTCAACAATTGCTTTTGATGAATTACAAACAATGAGCGCAAAAATCTCTATAACATTTAATAGCTCATTAAGTTCTCTTTCAATTCCAAAGTTAACTCAAGTTAATAACGAATTTGCATTAAATAATAATGGAGGAAGTATGACTAGTCTTAGTTTAGCACTCTTAGAAAGCACTGGAAATTTTTTAATAGCTGATATGAATGGTTTACAATCTATTTCTGTTCCGGAATTACAAACTCTTACAGGTCGTCTTTCTGTTGCAGGTTGTAATGCTTTAACTACGTTAAGTATTCCAAAATTAACAAGCGTTAGTAATAACTTTTCAATTGATAATTGTACTCAACTAGCTACAATAGATATAACTTCTTTATCAACGGTTAGTGGTAATTTTAGTATTGATGATTTAGCAATAAGCAGTTTGAGTTTCCTACAAAATGTAACAAGTATTGGTGGTGAACTTTTAATAAGGGATATGATTAATTTGAGTAACCTTCAGGGAATTGATGAATTGACAACTTTAGGAAGTTTCAGCTTAAATGATTGTGATTTGGTTACTAACCTAGAAGGGTTTCCTAAGCTATCAATTACTTCTATAAATTCATTAACTATTTCTGAAAATGAATTAATCACATCATTCGATAATTCTTTCCTAGAATCCTTAACTTCTATAGGAAGATTAAGCATTAGTTTTAATGGAAGTCTTGCCGATATAAGTGCATTAGAAAATGTTACACAATTAACAAGTTCAGATTCTACAATTAGAAATAACAATGCATTATTAACTATTGATTTATTTAGTTTACAAAATGTCTCAAATAATTTAATTATCCAAAATCAAGCGAATACTACTGGATTATGCGGTTTGTTTAATTATGTACATAATGGTAACGGAAGTTCAACATTGACTTTTATAGGTACAAACCCTACAAATTGGGATAGTGTTCAAGATATTATTGATAATTGTGATACGCCAGTAATTACTTTAATTGGTGATAATCCACAAGAAATTGAATTAGGAAGTGGCTATTCGGAATTAGGAGCAACGGTAAATGATGGTTCTACAGTTACTATAAACACAAGTGCTTTTGTTGATGCGATTGGAAGTTATAACATTACCTACAATGCAACTGGTGTTTCTGGAAATAATGCGGTAGAAGTAATCAGAACGGTTAATGTAGTACATCCAGCAGAAATAACTTGGAATGGAAATTCAGATACAGATTGGACTGTAAGCGGAAACTGGTCTACCAGCTTTACTCCATTAGTAACACAAAATGTTATTATTCCGTACGTAACAAATCAGCCTGTTATTAGTTCTGGCGTAACTGCTGAAATGAATGACTTAGAAATTCAAGAATTATCTTCATTTACAGTGGAAGATAATGGAGTTGCAATTGTAAACGGTAATTTTAATACTACGGAAACAGCATTAATTAAATCATCATCAACCACTAGTGGAACTTTAATTGTAAAAGGAACATCAAATGGTATGGTAACTTTTGAGCGTTCTGGTTTGGAGGCAAATAAATGGAGTATTGTTACTGCACCAGTTTCAGGTCAGAGTATCAAAGAATTTATTGAAAATGCTGCAAATAATATTCGTGTAAATACAACAGTTACACCAAATCGTTATGCAGTGGCGCATTATGATGATAGTAATGCAGATGGATCAAAATGGGTGTATTATACTGCCGATGATATTATAACAAACACACTTACATTTGAAAAAGGTAAAAGTTATATCGTTTCAAGAGCAACCAGTGGTTCGGTAACATTTACAGGGACATTAGAAACAAATGACGTTTCTGTTTCAGTTAATGAAGATCAATGGAATGCCGTTGGAAGTCCATATACAGCGTATTTGCCAATAAACAATAATTCAAACAACAACTTTATTCAAGAAAACTTAAGTAAATTCAATCCAGAGAATGTAGGTGTGTATGTTTGGGATAATAGTCAGAATAAATATGTGGCAAAAACATTATTAGATTCAGATACGTCATTAACAGTTGGGCAAGGATTTTTCGTGAAAACTGCTTCAGGAATTTCATCAATTGATTTTAAACAGGACCAACGTTTATCAGATGCTACTGGAGTTCAAACATTTTCTAGAAGTACTGCTGTTCCGAATATTGAAATTAAAGCAGAGCAAGAAGGAAAAGTCGTAGATACCAATATTAAGTTTTTCTCTACTACAACTAAAGGATTAGATCCAGGTTATGATATTGGAAACTTTGGAGGTTCATCTTTTGATGTATACACCCGTTTAAATGAAGACTCAAAAGGAAATGATTTTACAATTCAGTCTTTATCAATAGATGAGGTTGAAGGAACGATAATTCCATTAGGTATTACTTCAGCCGCAAATAAAGATGTAAAGATTTCTGTTCAAACAGAAAATCTTCCTGAAGGAATGAAAGTGTATTTAGAAGATACAGAAACTGGAGATTTTGTTCTATTAGATAGAGGAGAAGTATATTCTTTTGTAACTGATATTGATATTGAAGGAATCGGACGTTTTTACATCCGCACACAAGCAAAGACTTTGGGAACAGATGACGTTTCTAATCTAAGTGATATTAGAATTTTCAAATCAAACAAACAAGAAGTAACGATTAGTGGAATTCAAAGTAGAGAAGAGGTTTCAGTTCAAATATATTCTGTTTTAGGAACTGAAGTTTATTCAGAATCAATGCTAGGAACATCTAAACTTATAATTCAACCGGAAACATTAGAAGTTGGAGTATATATCGTTCGATTAGAAATAGAAGGAAAGATTCTTAATAAGAAAGTAATATTTGAATAG
- a CDS encoding tetratricopeptide repeat protein, translated as MRIILLTLFCCYLFPVFSQTKQDSLEIDLKEKVVIAQNDSLKLHYIVELTKKVEKRNVDEARSLMKEALQIIKDNSYNSNYFLKKKALIIDALGKYESIQKNYEKSLGLQLEALRIRETLKDSIEISQSYHNIGMLFRYQKDYEKSKSYFLKAIPIRQKYLDSTKLARTYNMLGVSYYYNKQNDSAMYYYELSRNYYPTPFGKARASENIATIHYTTGNYDNAIEVYKKNIALYKSENYTKFVINSQMHLAKIYSDLGKHQQAIHYIDETFASAKKFGNTAKLPLMYQLRSHIFEKMGNYRYALGFYKTHKYYYDSIFNIRNAKKITELELNYKFQKEKQADSIKFATEKRELELKTEVKQARSRLYILLLLLAAVIFITLLLVVNNRRKLNQERYKKEQFEKELLDEKLKHSTYQTKQLIADNKMRLQFKQEFLAKLKKVKQYADAVDISDFQSLITDLSSQIQTESKLDSIEDNIDQIDEEFNEKLRTLFPTLTKSEREICALMRMNLSLKEIMIIRNVTMGSIKSSRHRIRKKMGLTRAQELEQAIMDLI; from the coding sequence ATGAGAATCATTTTACTAACTCTATTTTGCTGTTATTTATTTCCTGTTTTTTCACAAACAAAACAAGATTCATTAGAAATTGATTTAAAAGAAAAAGTAGTAATAGCTCAAAACGACTCTTTAAAACTTCATTACATCGTTGAGCTTACTAAAAAAGTCGAAAAAAGAAATGTAGATGAAGCAAGAAGTTTAATGAAGGAGGCTTTACAAATAATAAAAGATAATTCATATAACTCAAATTATTTTTTAAAGAAGAAAGCTTTAATAATAGATGCTTTAGGTAAATATGAATCCATTCAAAAAAATTATGAAAAGTCTCTTGGCTTACAACTAGAAGCTTTAAGAATTAGAGAAACCTTAAAAGATTCCATAGAAATATCTCAGAGTTATCATAATATAGGTATGCTATTTAGGTACCAAAAAGATTATGAAAAATCTAAATCCTATTTTTTAAAAGCAATACCGATACGACAAAAATATTTAGATAGTACAAAGTTAGCTCGTACATACAATATGTTAGGAGTTAGTTATTATTATAATAAGCAGAATGATTCTGCAATGTATTATTATGAATTATCGAGAAATTATTATCCTACTCCTTTTGGAAAAGCAAGAGCTAGTGAAAATATTGCGACAATCCATTACACCACAGGAAACTATGACAATGCTATTGAAGTATATAAGAAAAATATAGCGCTTTACAAGTCTGAAAACTACACTAAATTTGTTATTAACAGTCAAATGCATCTTGCCAAAATTTATTCTGATTTGGGCAAGCATCAACAAGCCATTCATTATATAGATGAAACTTTTGCTTCTGCCAAAAAGTTTGGAAATACAGCGAAACTCCCTTTAATGTATCAGTTAAGAAGTCATATTTTCGAAAAAATGGGAAATTATAGATATGCTCTTGGCTTTTACAAAACCCATAAATACTATTATGATTCTATTTTTAATATTAGAAATGCAAAGAAAATAACTGAATTAGAGCTCAATTATAAGTTTCAAAAAGAAAAGCAAGCCGACAGTATTAAATTTGCGACTGAAAAAAGAGAATTAGAATTAAAAACTGAAGTAAAACAAGCTAGAAGTAGATTATATATATTACTATTACTTTTAGCAGCTGTTATTTTTATCACTTTACTATTAGTGGTGAACAATAGAAGAAAGTTAAATCAAGAACGCTATAAAAAAGAACAGTTTGAAAAAGAATTGTTAGATGAAAAATTAAAGCATAGTACATATCAAACCAAACAATTGATAGCGGATAATAAAATGCGTTTACAATTTAAACAAGAGTTTTTAGCAAAGCTTAAAAAGGTTAAACAATATGCTGATGCTGTAGATATTTCTGACTTTCAATCTCTAATTACGGATCTCTCTTCACAAATTCAAACAGAAAGTAAGTTAGATTCTATTGAAGATAATATTGATCAAATTGATGAAGAATTTAATGAAAAACTACGAACCTTATTTCCGACACTAACTAAATCTGAAAGAGAAATTTGCGCACTTATGCGAATGAACTTAAGTCTTAAAGAAATTATGATTATTCGTAATGTGACTATGGGATCAATAAAATCTTCTCGTCATCGAATTCGAAAAAAAATGGGACTTACCAGAGCACAAGAACTGGAACAAGCCATTATGGATTTAATATAA